One stretch of Streptomyces sp. R21 DNA includes these proteins:
- a CDS encoding FAD-binding protein, with amino-acid sequence MTEMVTNWAGNITYSAKELHRPHSLDALRALVADSAKVRVLGSGHSFNEIAEPGDGGVLLSLAALPPAVDVDTAARTVRVAGGVRYAELARRVHEHGLALHNMASLPHISVAGSVATGTHGSGVTNGSLASAVREVELVTADGSTVTIARGDARFDGAVTSLGALGVVTALTLDLEPDFEVGQHVFTELPLAGLDFEAVAASAYSVSLFTDWREPGFRHVWLKRRTDQPLPDFPWAAPATVAVHPVPGMPAQNCTEQFGVPGPWHERLPHFRAEFTPSSGAELQSEYLLPRPYALDALHALDAIRETVAPVLQICEVRTIAADAQWLSPAHGRDSVALHFTWVEDTETVLPVVRRVEEALEPFAPRPHWGKVFTVPPAALRDLYPRLGDFRALAGSLDPQGKFTNAFVREILDS; translated from the coding sequence ATGACCGAGATGGTGACCAACTGGGCGGGGAACATCACCTACTCCGCCAAGGAGCTGCACCGCCCGCATTCGCTCGACGCCTTGCGGGCGCTCGTGGCGGACAGCGCGAAGGTGCGGGTGCTCGGCAGCGGGCACTCCTTCAACGAGATCGCCGAGCCGGGCGACGGCGGTGTGCTGCTCTCGCTGGCCGCGCTGCCGCCTGCGGTGGACGTCGACACGGCGGCCCGTACGGTACGGGTCGCGGGCGGTGTCCGGTACGCCGAGCTGGCCCGCCGGGTGCACGAGCACGGGCTCGCGCTGCACAACATGGCGTCCCTCCCGCACATCTCGGTGGCGGGATCGGTGGCGACCGGCACCCACGGCTCGGGCGTCACCAACGGCTCGCTCGCCTCCGCCGTACGCGAGGTCGAACTCGTCACGGCGGACGGCTCGACCGTCACGATCGCCCGCGGCGACGCCCGCTTCGACGGCGCCGTGACCTCCCTCGGCGCGCTCGGCGTGGTCACCGCGCTCACCCTCGACCTGGAGCCGGACTTCGAGGTGGGCCAGCACGTCTTCACCGAACTCCCGCTGGCGGGGCTGGACTTCGAGGCGGTGGCGGCGTCGGCGTACAGCGTGAGTCTCTTCACCGACTGGCGGGAGCCCGGCTTCCGTCACGTATGGCTGAAGCGCCGCACCGACCAGCCGCTGCCGGACTTCCCGTGGGCCGCGCCCGCCACCGTGGCGGTGCACCCGGTGCCGGGCATGCCCGCGCAGAACTGCACCGAGCAGTTCGGCGTGCCGGGCCCCTGGCACGAGCGACTCCCGCATTTCCGGGCGGAGTTCACCCCGAGCAGCGGCGCCGAGCTCCAGTCGGAGTACCTGCTGCCGCGGCCGTACGCCCTCGACGCCCTGCACGCCCTGGACGCGATCCGCGAGACGGTCGCGCCCGTGCTGCAGATCTGCGAGGTGCGCACGATCGCCGCCGACGCCCAGTGGCTGAGCCCCGCCCACGGACGGGATTCCGTGGCGCTCCACTTCACCTGGGTCGAGGACACGGAGACCGTGCTGCCGGTGGTGCGGCGCGTCGAGGAGGCGCTGGAGCCCTTCGCTCCGCGGCCGCACTGGGGCAAGGTGTTCACCGTGCCGCCCGCGGCACTGCGCGATCTCTACCCGCGTCTGGGCGACTTCAGGGCGCTGGCCGGCTCCCTCGACCCGCAGGGCAAGTTCACCAACGCCTTCGTACGGGAGATCCTCGATTCCTGA
- a CDS encoding pyridoxamine 5'-phosphate oxidase family protein — protein sequence MTRPPLPAALPESDRTRHRRLREQGSLDRADLDAILDAGFICHLGVVVEGRPLVVPTVYGRDEGQLFVHGSVASRSLAGAAPVCVTVTHVDGLVLARSVFEHGVNYRSAMIHAVPRKVTDPAEKLEGLRRLTEHATPGQWDYARRPSRKELAATTLLALSLEEASVKIRTGAPDDGDGPDAELGLWAGTLPLAAVWGTPVPDPALAPDIAAPAHVVRRKGTRHG from the coding sequence ATGACGCGCCCTCCACTTCCTGCCGCCCTCCCGGAGTCCGACCGCACCCGGCATCGTCGTCTGCGGGAGCAGGGGAGTCTGGATCGGGCTGATCTCGACGCGATCCTCGACGCGGGGTTCATCTGTCACCTCGGGGTGGTTGTCGAGGGGCGGCCGCTGGTCGTGCCGACCGTGTACGGGCGGGACGAGGGGCAGTTGTTCGTGCACGGGTCCGTGGCCAGCCGGAGCCTGGCGGGGGCGGCGCCGGTCTGTGTGACCGTCACGCATGTCGACGGGCTGGTGCTCGCGCGGTCGGTGTTCGAGCACGGGGTGAACTACCGCAGCGCCATGATCCACGCAGTGCCCCGCAAGGTCACCGACCCGGCGGAGAAGCTGGAGGGCCTGCGGCGGCTCACCGAGCACGCCACGCCCGGCCAGTGGGACTACGCCCGAAGGCCCAGCCGCAAGGAACTCGCCGCGACCACCCTGCTCGCGCTGTCCCTGGAGGAGGCGTCCGTCAAGATCCGCACAGGCGCCCCGGACGACGGCGACGGCCCCGACGCCGAACTCGGCCTCTGGGCCGGGACCCTGCCGCTGGCGGCGGTCTGGGGCACGCCCGTGCCCGACCCGGCGCTGGCGCCGGACATCGCCGCGCCGGCCCACGTCGTACGACGTAAGGGGACCCGGCACGGCTGA
- a CDS encoding radical SAM protein, with the protein MGSRTALVEDLMERFPHVPREAVFKEDLLRGGVAFDASALSDNENGEVKPKSYFIFSFDHGTLPELGEAALRRPPEEIILTGGPYDLRRTVVSVRVNPSSPYRVAADEDGMLGLYLDGKRISDVGVPPMPEYYKHTLSNGKSVMEVAPTIQWGYLIYLTVFRVCQYFGAKEECQYCDINHNWRQHKAAGRPYTGVKDVDEVLEALEIIDRYDTAKTSTAYTLTGGAITSKLQGRDEADFYGMYAKAIEEHFPDRWIGKVVAQALPKDDVQRFKDYGVQIYHPNFEVWDRRLFELYCPGKERYVGRDEWHKRILDSAEVFGARNVIPNFVAGVEMAAPSGFTTVDEAIASTTEGLRFFMSHGITPRFTTWCPEPTTPLGKANPQGAPLEYHIRLLEAYRSTMEDFGLSSPPGYGPPGPGQAVFSVSSFMDSLPARDLTAESVPR; encoded by the coding sequence ATGGGCAGCCGCACCGCGCTGGTCGAGGATCTGATGGAGCGCTTCCCGCACGTGCCGCGGGAAGCCGTCTTCAAGGAGGACCTGCTCCGCGGAGGCGTGGCCTTCGACGCGTCCGCCCTCAGCGACAACGAGAACGGCGAGGTCAAGCCGAAGTCCTACTTCATCTTCTCCTTCGACCACGGCACCCTGCCCGAGCTCGGCGAGGCCGCGCTGCGCCGCCCGCCCGAGGAGATCATCCTCACCGGCGGCCCGTACGACCTGCGGCGGACCGTGGTGTCCGTGCGCGTCAATCCGTCCTCGCCGTACCGCGTCGCCGCCGACGAGGACGGCATGCTCGGCCTCTACCTCGACGGGAAGCGGATCTCCGACGTGGGCGTGCCGCCCATGCCCGAGTACTACAAGCACACCCTCTCCAACGGGAAGTCCGTGATGGAGGTGGCCCCCACCATCCAGTGGGGCTACCTGATCTACCTCACCGTCTTCCGGGTCTGCCAGTACTTCGGCGCCAAGGAGGAGTGCCAGTACTGCGACATCAACCACAACTGGCGCCAGCACAAGGCGGCGGGCCGCCCGTACACCGGCGTCAAGGACGTCGACGAGGTCCTTGAGGCGCTCGAGATCATCGACCGGTACGACACCGCCAAGACGTCCACCGCCTACACGCTGACGGGCGGCGCGATCACCTCGAAGCTCCAGGGCCGCGACGAGGCCGACTTCTACGGCATGTACGCGAAGGCCATCGAGGAGCACTTCCCGGACCGCTGGATCGGCAAGGTCGTCGCCCAGGCGCTGCCCAAGGACGACGTGCAGCGCTTCAAGGACTACGGCGTGCAGATCTACCACCCCAACTTCGAGGTGTGGGACCGGCGCCTGTTCGAGCTGTACTGCCCCGGCAAGGAGCGCTACGTCGGCCGCGACGAGTGGCACAAGCGCATCCTCGACTCGGCGGAGGTCTTCGGCGCGCGCAACGTGATCCCGAACTTCGTCGCGGGCGTGGAGATGGCCGCGCCCTCCGGCTTCACCACCGTCGACGAGGCCATCGCCTCCACCACCGAGGGCCTGCGCTTCTTCATGTCGCACGGCATCACGCCCCGCTTCACGACGTGGTGCCCGGAGCCGACGACCCCGCTCGGCAAGGCCAACCCCCAGGGCGCGCCGCTGGAGTACCACATCCGCCTCCTGGAGGCCTACCGCTCCACGATGGAGGACTTCGGCCTCTCCTCGCCGCCCGGATACGGGCCGCCCGGACCGGGGCAGGCCGTCTTCTCCGTGAGCTCCTTCATGGACAGCCTTCCGGCACGGGACCTCACCGCGGAGTCCGTCCCCCGGTAA
- a CDS encoding ABC transporter substrate-binding protein, translating into MSAMSSNWDRRSVLRAAAGLAALGPLAACGGNNGRGGGSGSGKSLSQYFHAYGEPGVEQAVKKYASAYKGANVGTQWITSNDYETKLFAALLTSNAPDVFEFHPQIQMVKSGQVADLSDIINPVKDDFNPADITSHTYDGKIYGVRMIDDPQFFFYRKSMLEKAKVGVPTTLEELIEAAAKLTTSKVKGLFLGNDLHAIEAPLIWSAGAEPLNAKNEIAYHTDAVAAGLGQLRKLFTSGHLLLDAPADYWDPSAITQGLCAIQFCGMWAMPAMQKALGDDLGVFPFPKVGSNGRPSVYNGGWSMFVNAKGKNVDAAKEYVKWLWIDQKKYQEDFATSYGFHIPPRTSIAASADKLKSGLPAEGAKLFTDYGHFDNISWTQAMWSALDAVISDCVRKGGSPEAALDKADKTINRELKKLFG; encoded by the coding sequence ATGTCGGCAATGAGCAGCAACTGGGACCGCCGATCCGTACTCCGGGCCGCCGCGGGACTCGCCGCACTGGGCCCGCTGGCCGCGTGCGGCGGCAACAACGGGCGCGGGGGCGGAAGCGGCTCGGGCAAGAGCCTGAGCCAGTACTTCCACGCGTACGGCGAGCCCGGCGTGGAGCAGGCGGTCAAGAAGTACGCGTCCGCGTACAAGGGCGCCAACGTGGGCACGCAGTGGATCACCAGCAACGACTACGAGACCAAGCTCTTCGCGGCCCTGCTCACCAGCAACGCGCCCGACGTCTTCGAGTTCCACCCGCAGATCCAGATGGTCAAGAGCGGTCAGGTGGCGGACCTGAGCGACATCATCAACCCGGTCAAGGACGACTTCAACCCGGCCGACATCACGTCGCACACGTACGACGGGAAGATATACGGCGTCCGCATGATCGACGACCCGCAGTTCTTCTTCTACCGCAAGTCGATGCTGGAGAAGGCGAAGGTCGGGGTCCCGACCACGCTGGAGGAACTGATCGAGGCCGCCGCCAAGCTCACCACCTCCAAGGTCAAGGGCCTCTTCCTCGGCAACGACCTGCACGCCATCGAGGCGCCTCTGATCTGGTCCGCGGGCGCCGAGCCCCTCAACGCCAAGAACGAGATCGCCTACCACACCGACGCGGTCGCCGCCGGTCTCGGCCAGCTGCGCAAGCTGTTCACCAGCGGCCACCTGCTGCTGGACGCCCCTGCCGACTACTGGGACCCCTCGGCGATCACCCAGGGCCTGTGCGCCATCCAGTTCTGCGGCATGTGGGCGATGCCCGCCATGCAGAAGGCACTCGGCGACGACCTGGGCGTCTTCCCCTTCCCGAAGGTCGGCAGCAACGGCAGGCCCTCCGTCTACAACGGCGGCTGGTCCATGTTCGTCAACGCCAAGGGAAAGAACGTCGACGCGGCCAAGGAATACGTGAAGTGGCTGTGGATCGACCAGAAGAAGTACCAGGAGGACTTCGCGACCTCCTACGGCTTCCACATTCCGCCGCGCACCTCGATCGCCGCCTCCGCCGACAAGCTCAAGTCCGGTCTGCCGGCCGAGGGCGCCAAGCTCTTCACCGACTACGGGCACTTCGACAACATCAGCTGGACCCAGGCCATGTGGAGCGCCCTGGACGCTGTCATCTCCGACTGCGTCCGCAAGGGCGGGAGCCCGGAGGCGGCTCTCGACAAGGCCGACAAGACGATCAACCGTGAGCTGAAGAAGCTGTTCGGATAG
- a CDS encoding glycoside hydrolase — MHVNRPHPRRSVLLTAAAALAVAGPLISAPPASAASTPAAEVSPHAAQTIDNIGASGAWWVNDLKNFDPKVQARVAKLLFSSQGLDLSNYRYNIGGGGTAVTTASRAPEDFLKDDGTYDWSKDKGGRTFLKYAAAYGVEDLVAFVNSAPAAWKTNAQSCGGYLKAENTQDFAKYVADVTDHFAKLGARFDYISPFNEPTNSFDSCGQEGMLVPVDQRDDIVRALGAEQRARGQRTGIIADESSSTVGFNTELPQWISQPGTAQYVSKLAHHTYNNPGDDQLAKINETATSVGKSPWATEICCFGNGGTGWAQEYDPTIDSGLNISRIIYKDFATAHDSAFHWWTALSSMVGSDPNAKNGDGWNDGLIYYDPDYATNGDQKLYFTKRYYALGQYSKFVKPGAVAHNVTGAPSGVEVSSYDLPQARTGSPGGTPIGKWVVVVNNHNTTDTALNLHFNSRTPVRAGQAVRTSATENWAKVAKPSVRGATASTTLAARSVTTYVFDQKGHGSSAVTGAWQGKQSGKCLTADATGAALSTCTGTEAQDWAYDAAGAFKSAGGCLTAGSSGLATADCTGGAGQRWQLNANGQIVSEASGKCLDVSGQATADGSRVILYSCNGGSNEAWSKQ, encoded by the coding sequence ATGCACGTGAACCGCCCCCACCCGAGAAGATCGGTCCTTCTGACAGCAGCAGCCGCACTCGCTGTCGCCGGACCACTGATATCCGCCCCGCCCGCGTCGGCCGCCTCCACCCCGGCGGCCGAGGTCTCCCCGCACGCCGCACAGACCATCGACAACATCGGTGCGTCCGGCGCCTGGTGGGTCAACGACCTGAAGAACTTCGACCCCAAGGTCCAGGCCCGGGTGGCGAAGCTGCTGTTCTCCTCACAGGGCCTGGACCTCAGCAACTACCGCTACAACATCGGCGGTGGCGGCACCGCGGTCACCACTGCGTCCCGCGCCCCCGAGGACTTCCTGAAGGACGACGGGACGTACGACTGGAGCAAGGACAAGGGCGGCCGCACCTTCCTCAAGTACGCGGCGGCGTACGGCGTCGAGGACCTGGTCGCCTTCGTGAACAGCGCGCCCGCCGCGTGGAAGACCAACGCGCAGAGCTGCGGCGGGTACTTGAAGGCGGAGAACACCCAGGACTTCGCCAAGTACGTCGCCGATGTGACCGACCACTTCGCCAAGCTGGGCGCGAGGTTCGACTACATCAGCCCCTTCAACGAGCCGACCAACAGCTTCGACAGCTGCGGCCAGGAGGGCATGCTGGTGCCGGTCGACCAGCGCGACGACATCGTGCGGGCGCTCGGCGCGGAGCAGCGGGCGCGCGGCCAGCGGACCGGGATCATCGCGGACGAGTCCAGCAGCACGGTCGGCTTCAACACCGAGCTTCCGCAGTGGATCTCACAGCCGGGCACGGCGCAGTACGTCTCCAAGCTCGCCCATCACACGTACAACAACCCGGGCGACGACCAGCTGGCGAAGATCAACGAGACGGCCACCTCGGTCGGCAAGTCGCCCTGGGCCACCGAGATCTGCTGCTTCGGCAACGGCGGGACCGGCTGGGCGCAGGAGTACGACCCGACGATCGACAGCGGGCTGAACATCTCCCGGATCATCTACAAGGACTTCGCGACCGCGCACGACTCGGCGTTCCACTGGTGGACCGCGCTCTCCTCGATGGTCGGCAGCGATCCGAACGCGAAGAACGGTGACGGCTGGAACGACGGCCTGATCTACTACGACCCCGACTACGCCACGAACGGCGATCAGAAGCTCTACTTCACCAAGCGCTACTACGCGCTCGGCCAGTACAGCAAGTTCGTGAAGCCGGGCGCGGTCGCGCACAACGTGACCGGCGCGCCGAGCGGCGTCGAGGTCTCCTCGTACGACCTCCCCCAGGCTCGAACAGGCTCGCCCGGGGGCACCCCCATCGGCAAGTGGGTGGTCGTGGTCAACAACCACAACACCACCGACACGGCGCTGAACCTGCACTTCAACAGCAGGACGCCGGTGCGCGCCGGGCAGGCCGTGCGCACCTCGGCCACCGAGAACTGGGCGAAGGTCGCGAAGCCCTCCGTGCGTGGCGCCACCGCCTCCACCACGCTCGCCGCCCGGTCGGTCACGACGTATGTCTTCGACCAGAAGGGTCACGGGAGTTCCGCGGTCACCGGTGCCTGGCAGGGCAAACAGTCCGGCAAGTGCCTGACCGCGGACGCCACCGGCGCCGCGCTGAGCACCTGCACGGGCACGGAGGCCCAGGACTGGGCGTACGACGCAGCGGGCGCCTTCAAGAGCGCCGGCGGGTGTCTGACGGCCGGGAGTTCGGGCCTGGCCACCGCGGACTGCACGGGCGGTGCGGGCCAGCGATGGCAGTTGAACGCCAACGGTCAGATCGTCAGTGAGGCGTCCGGCAAGTGCCTGGACGTCAGCGGCCAGGCGACCGCCGACGGCAGCAGAGTCATCCTCTACAGCTGCAACGGCGGGTCCAACGAGGCCTGGTCCAAGCAGTAA
- a CDS encoding ROK family transcriptional regulator, whose translation MGRRDGARLVKRTSRDIRTANRYEVLRQIIAESPTSRQELAAATGLSLATVATLVGELLDLRMITEVGFEDSAGGRPRGLVAVNASGGALIGVDIAETYVHVELFDLALNVLARAEEDVRPSESRPEQVVGHVAAVVGSVVAQAGVEGARVLGVGVSVPGQVDRDTGISEYAPNWDWHDVPLLDLLTEHIAYPLYLDNPLRASAVAELWFGAGRGRGDAVVINLGTGVGAGLVLGGALHRGVSNSAGEWGHTTIVLDGRLCRCGRHGCVEAYVGASGIMLSLRELSPDSALLHPEDQTATIAALAEGLRRGDPVAVKVVRDTVRYLGAGIADLVNLFNPEVIVLSSWVAAALGEPLVDEVREAVARHALPRPMAATEIVLSPIPTDPVCLGAATFALEGALQSVGQRPPKKRTAPDRAKTHHR comes from the coding sequence ATGGGCCGAAGGGACGGGGCACGCCTTGTGAAGCGCACATCACGCGACATACGCACCGCGAACCGCTATGAGGTGCTGCGCCAGATCATCGCCGAGTCGCCCACCTCCCGGCAGGAGCTGGCGGCCGCCACCGGGCTGAGCCTGGCCACGGTCGCCACACTCGTCGGGGAACTGCTCGACCTCCGCATGATCACGGAGGTCGGGTTCGAGGATTCGGCCGGCGGCCGCCCCCGGGGTCTGGTCGCGGTCAACGCGTCGGGAGGCGCGTTGATCGGCGTGGACATCGCGGAGACGTACGTCCATGTCGAGCTGTTCGACCTCGCGCTGAACGTGCTGGCCCGCGCCGAGGAGGACGTCCGCCCCAGCGAGAGCCGCCCCGAGCAGGTGGTCGGCCATGTCGCCGCCGTCGTGGGCTCGGTGGTCGCGCAGGCCGGCGTCGAGGGCGCCCGCGTCCTCGGTGTCGGGGTGAGCGTGCCGGGCCAGGTGGACCGCGACACCGGAATCTCCGAGTACGCGCCCAACTGGGACTGGCACGACGTGCCGCTGCTCGACCTGCTCACCGAGCACATCGCCTACCCCCTCTACCTGGACAACCCGCTCCGCGCCTCCGCGGTGGCCGAGCTGTGGTTCGGGGCCGGACGCGGGCGCGGCGACGCCGTGGTGATCAACCTCGGTACCGGTGTGGGCGCCGGACTCGTCCTGGGCGGCGCGCTGCACCGAGGTGTCAGCAACAGCGCAGGCGAGTGGGGCCACACCACGATCGTGCTGGACGGCAGGCTGTGCCGCTGCGGTCGGCACGGCTGCGTGGAGGCGTACGTCGGCGCGTCCGGAATCATGCTGAGCCTGCGGGAGTTGAGCCCCGACAGCGCGCTGCTGCACCCGGAGGACCAGACGGCCACCATCGCCGCGCTGGCCGAGGGGCTGCGGCGGGGCGACCCGGTGGCGGTCAAGGTGGTCCGCGACACCGTCCGTTACCTCGGCGCCGGCATCGCCGACCTGGTCAACCTCTTCAACCCCGAAGTGATCGTGCTCAGCAGCTGGGTCGCGGCCGCCCTCGGCGAGCCCCTGGTCGACGAGGTGCGCGAGGCGGTCGCCCGGCACGCGCTGCCCCGGCCGATGGCCGCCACCGAGATCGTCCTCTCCCCGATCCCCACCGACCCGGTGTGCCTGGGCGCGGCGACGTTCGCGCTCGAAGGGGCGCTGCAGTCGGTCGGGCAGCGGCCGCCGAAGAAACGCACCGCCCCCGACAGGGCCAAGACGCACCACCGCTAG
- a CDS encoding cellulose binding domain-containing protein — translation MPDLPTPQDAAEAALFSECWDAVLSYADLCTSGSAAAGQLATEAFTHGIREVRATAEGTKTTGRRALRLPRIPLLLTSVRTTAAGWEAHGQGHRLDPDLRLWLNSDKAARYTGPPLHRPLALRGLRDMQEPDAALLWLAEVESLPLPAVARRLGLDPTAAADELAQVRALFRDRCHRNHIDTPMDANCRSYARLLDAVTRSSGAETPGDLSRHLARCVECAEAAACLRLHGGGLPSALAGGVIGWGGLAYLERRRRAAEAGLNGGRMDAASDTGIAEGRMPRPRIGRNGMLVAAVLVSVLALGVSLMPFDGSSGSGADGSARGDSTERQPVADPGPSYSDTEPVTSSTSSSDRAAGGASSGASTDSSGPSGASVPATGPQGKSSSSAGSSHGSGSGSGAGSGSGSGESDDSCRITYDIVNEWPDGFQATVTATSEQALGNWTIGWSFQDGQRVDQMWDGSFVQQDSRVTVSAADYNKSVSAGGTFGVGFLGSWHDENSAPHDFTLNGHRCAG, via the coding sequence ATGCCCGACCTGCCGACCCCTCAGGACGCCGCCGAGGCCGCGCTGTTCTCGGAGTGCTGGGACGCGGTCCTGTCGTACGCCGATCTCTGCACCTCCGGGTCCGCGGCGGCCGGCCAGCTGGCGACCGAGGCGTTCACCCACGGCATCCGTGAAGTGCGCGCGACCGCGGAGGGTACGAAGACTACCGGCCGCAGGGCGCTGCGGCTGCCCCGAATACCCCTGCTGCTGACGTCCGTTCGCACCACGGCCGCCGGCTGGGAGGCCCACGGACAGGGCCACCGGCTCGACCCCGACCTGCGGCTGTGGCTCAACTCCGACAAGGCCGCCCGCTACACCGGACCGCCCCTGCACCGACCGCTCGCGCTGCGCGGCCTCAGGGACATGCAGGAACCGGACGCCGCGCTGCTGTGGCTCGCCGAGGTGGAGTCGCTGCCGCTGCCCGCCGTCGCCCGGCGGCTCGGCCTCGACCCGACAGCCGCCGCCGACGAACTTGCCCAGGTCCGGGCGCTGTTCAGGGATCGCTGCCATCGCAACCACATCGACACCCCGATGGATGCGAACTGCCGCAGCTACGCCCGGCTCCTCGACGCCGTCACCCGCTCGTCCGGCGCCGAGACCCCCGGCGACCTCTCGCGCCACCTCGCCCGCTGCGTGGAGTGCGCGGAAGCCGCCGCCTGTCTTCGGCTGCACGGCGGTGGGCTGCCCTCGGCGCTCGCCGGCGGCGTCATCGGCTGGGGCGGGCTCGCGTACCTGGAGCGGCGGCGCCGGGCCGCGGAGGCGGGCCTGAACGGCGGGCGCATGGACGCGGCCAGCGACACCGGGATCGCCGAGGGCAGGATGCCCCGGCCCCGGATCGGCCGGAACGGCATGCTCGTCGCCGCCGTGCTCGTCTCCGTGCTCGCGCTCGGCGTCTCGCTCATGCCCTTCGACGGCTCGAGCGGCTCCGGGGCCGACGGGTCGGCGCGGGGCGACTCGACGGAACGGCAGCCGGTGGCCGACCCCGGGCCGTCCTACTCCGACACCGAGCCGGTCACGTCCAGTACGTCGTCCTCGGACCGTGCGGCGGGGGGTGCGTCGTCGGGCGCCTCGACCGACTCGTCCGGCCCTTCCGGGGCATCGGTTCCCGCGACCGGGCCTCAGGGGAAGTCCTCTTCCTCTGCGGGCAGTTCGCACGGGTCGGGGTCGGGGTCGGGGGCCGGGTCCGGATCGGGGTCCGGTGAGTCTGACGATTCCTGCCGTATCACGTACGACATCGTCAACGAGTGGCCCGACGGCTTCCAGGCCACCGTCACCGCCACCTCCGAGCAGGCGCTCGGCAACTGGACCATCGGCTGGAGCTTCCAGGACGGCCAGCGGGTCGACCAGATGTGGGACGGCAGCTTCGTCCAGCAGGACTCCCGGGTGACGGTCAGCGCCGCCGATTACAACAAGTCCGTCTCCGCGGGCGGCACCTTCGGCGTCGGGTTCCTCGGCTCCTGGCACGACGAGAACTCGGCTCCTCACGACTTCACGCTGAACGGGCATCGCTGCGCGGGCTGA
- the rsgA gene encoding ribosome small subunit-dependent GTPase A: protein MTSSAVFSALAPYGWDASWAEQFSPYDSEGLLAGRVLRVDRGQCDVVTVDGVLRADTAFVTPHDPLRVVCTGDWVAVEPGGNPRYVRTYLPRRTAFVRSTSSKRSEGQILAANVDHAVVAVSLALEVDLGRIERFLALAWESGAQPVVVLTKADLVPDAATLAHLVQDVETTAPGVPVLTVSSTAGEGLDVLAAVLAGGTSVLLGQSGAGKSTLANALLGEDVMVVQAARDVDGKGRHTTTTRNLLVLPGGGVLIDTPGLRGVGLWDAETGVGQVFSEIEELAAECRFQDCAHVAEPGCAVLAAVDSGGLPERRLDSYRKLLRENQRIVAKTDARVRAEIRRDWKRKGAEGRAAMEAKRGRWE from the coding sequence TTGACTTCCTCCGCAGTTTTCTCCGCCCTGGCTCCCTACGGATGGGACGCCTCCTGGGCGGAGCAGTTCTCCCCGTACGACTCCGAAGGCCTTCTCGCCGGGCGGGTCCTCCGTGTCGACCGCGGCCAGTGCGACGTCGTCACCGTCGACGGTGTTCTGCGTGCCGACACCGCGTTCGTGACGCCCCACGATCCGCTGCGCGTCGTGTGCACCGGTGACTGGGTCGCCGTCGAACCCGGCGGGAACCCCCGGTACGTACGGACGTATCTGCCGCGCCGCACCGCCTTCGTGCGCTCCACCTCCTCCAAGCGGTCCGAGGGGCAGATCCTCGCGGCCAACGTCGACCACGCGGTCGTCGCCGTGTCGCTCGCCCTGGAAGTCGACCTCGGCCGCATCGAACGGTTCCTCGCGCTGGCGTGGGAGTCCGGTGCGCAGCCGGTGGTCGTCCTCACCAAGGCCGACCTCGTGCCCGACGCCGCGACGCTCGCGCATCTCGTCCAGGACGTGGAGACGACCGCGCCCGGCGTGCCCGTGCTGACCGTCAGCTCCACCGCGGGGGAGGGCCTCGACGTTCTCGCGGCCGTTCTCGCGGGCGGTACGTCCGTGCTGCTCGGGCAGTCCGGCGCGGGGAAGTCGACCCTCGCCAACGCCTTGCTCGGCGAGGACGTGATGGTGGTGCAGGCCGCGCGTGACGTGGACGGCAAGGGGCGCCACACCACGACGACCCGCAATCTGCTGGTTCTCCCCGGCGGGGGCGTCCTCATCGACACCCCCGGGCTGCGTGGCGTCGGCCTCTGGGACGCCGAGACCGGGGTCGGCCAGGTCTTCTCCGAGATCGAGGAACTCGCCGCCGAGTGCCGCTTCCAGGACTGCGCGCATGTCGCGGAGCCCGGGTGCGCGGTTCTTGCGGCGGTCGACTCCGGGGGACTTCCGGAACGACGGCTCGACAGCTACCGCAAGCTGCTGCGTGAGAACCAGCGCATCGTCGCGAAGACGGACGCGCGTGTCCGGGCGGAGATCCGGCGGGACTGGAAGCGGAAGGGGGCGGAGGGGCGGGCTGCGATGGAGGCGAAGCGGGGGCGCTGGGAGTAG